TGAGGTGTGGAGTAAATGGAAGTTGTAAATAATGGTGTGAATTTAAGACGTAAAAAATCATGGATATATGGATTGATTGCTGGGTTTATGTTTGTTGGTTTTTTCGGTTTTTTTACTTCGAAATTATATTTACCCTATGAAGAACCAGTCTATCATACAGAGCTGAAAAAGCCGGTTACNNNNNNNNNNNNNNNNNNNNNNNNNNNNNNNNNNNNNNNNNNNNNNNNNNNNNNNNNNNNNNNNNNNNNNNNNNNNNNNNNNNNNNNNNNNNNNNNNNNNCTTTACATCATTTTGATTACTATCATATTTTTTTCTAACTCATTGACCTGCAAATGATACGGTGTCCCTGTTGCTTCTAATGCCTTGCAAAACATTTGATAATACTTAAAATTGCTAAGATCGAAACCAATTTGACCTTTTGTAAGGAAATGTCTTACGTCTTCGATTACTTCAACTGACCTCTTTTTCATTGTAATCACTCCTTATCAAATACGCTCTTATAAGGTCATTGCAACTCTCTTTTCACGGCCTTGCAAGGTCTATATGTTAAATTTTCTGAATTTTTATTTTTAATAACGGGAGAATACGTGCAAATTTATATAAATTAACAAGAAATACTTTAAAACATCATTTGAGGTCCATAAATCTCTTCAAATAAGATTTTAATTTAACGGATACCTATTGCGTTAGAGGTAATGATAAAATCCGTTACAAAGGAATCTGAGAAGCCGTTTTTTTATAAGAACTTCTTTTTTTGAATAAAATTAAAAATGAGCTGAATAAAGTGCTTTCAACTCATTTATTGACCGCTTCCGTATGTGTACAAGATGGAAATTGGGAACAACCAAAAAACTTATTATCATTTTTCTTTGAATATCGAATGACTAATTGATTTTTACAAACCGGACATTTCCGTTCTGCTGGATTGACTTGCTGATACACATCTTTCGCTTTTTGTTCTGGATTCACTTTGGTAATCAAATTCTGAAGCTCAAAACGATCAATAAGTTTCACCTGGCATGCTTTTGCTAATTCTTCAGCTTGTTTTGTAAATACACTATTGGTTACGATCCATGCCTCGTCAGCCTTGTAGTATGCTTTTCCTGCATATACTTCTTGTACAGCCCGAATCCCAACTCGATTCTTTATCCCATATCGTTTCGCCTGGATTACAATACGATTTCTCCCTTTTAATATGACGTCTACACCGTAATCACAAGAGCGTTTGGTGACTTCTGGACGATATCCAAGTTCTCGAAAAAGAGCCTTTAGATATACTTCAAATTGAAATCCATCCATTTTGTCAATGTAACGAATCCCCGACTTCGCCATCCTCTTCAGAATTCGAATTTCACGTATTTTTCCAACACTCCATTTTAAGATATGAAAGATAATATAAAGACCCATTCCATACAAAAAAAGCTGTAATACACCTGATATTGGTAATGTATTAGACACTTCGCTCCATCTCCTTTTTTGGTGTTAGTTTCTTTTGCTGCGGTTGCGTTTGTTTATAAAGCTGTTGCTGTTTTTCAGTTGATTGTATGACTGCCTTCAGTGCATCATTCCAATCTTTCTCCTGTGATGGAAGATGCATTTGGACACGTGGTGTAATCGTTAAAGCTCCTATCTTTTCCGTAAATTCTTTCCCCGCTTTATCATTATCTACTGCGAGGACAATTCGATTCACGGGAAATCCTTCATCTTTTGTCTCTTTAAATGTACGTAAAACAGTCTTCATCTTTAAACCATTCATACTAATCAGCCTTGCATTTTGAAGACGGTTTTGTTGTAACGTCCAATAGGAAAGAAGATCAATCGGGCTCTCGAAATAATAAATGGATGTTGGTTTCCCAACATCCACCATAAATCCTGTATGTGGTTTTCCATTCGGCAAAATTTGCTTGAAAGAACCTCGTTTATTTTCCATCTTAACTGTCCCTTGACGTTCTGCGCCTACTATATCTCCTGTTCCACCTTGTTCTCGCCATTTAAACACGACATTCTTCTTTTTATCTTGTGCAACGAGATCCTGCCCAATCAACCAATTGACTAATCGGGAATCAATTTTCCGCTCCTGAGTTAAATATTGCTTAATCGCTTGTTTATCCTGGACTTCCAAATGACCTGGATAACGAAATGGCCCATCTTGTTTTGGCTCTTCTTCCTTAGATGATGTAAAGGTTGGATAATCACCAAGATTCACATCACGGACAGCTTCTTGAAAAGACATACCATAATACATTTTCGCAAAACTAATTGCTCCATATCCTTTCTCTCCTCGACTATTCCACGCAAACATATTATCTCGAATAATAAGGCTATCATGCTCCGTATGTCGGTAATAGTTTCCCTCTTTTTGAAATTTTTCTCCTTTGGCCTCTAAATACGACAACAAATCCACATCTTTTGCTTTCATGACTTCCTCCTCTGCCAGTCGATATGTCATGTTGGCACCTCCCCTTGTTGTGAATGGTTTCAAGAATAAAAAAAGAGAAC
This sequence is a window from Bacillus pseudomycoides DSM 12442. Protein-coding genes within it:
- a CDS encoding restriction endonuclease; the protein is MSNTLPISGVLQLFLYGMGLYIIFHILKWSVGKIREIRILKRMAKSGIRYIDKMDGFQFEVYLKALFRELGYRPEVTKRSCDYGVDVILKGRNRIVIQAKRYGIKNRVGIRAVQEVYAGKAYYKADEAWIVTNSVFTKQAEELAKACQVKLIDRFELQNLITKVNPEQKAKDVYQQVNPAERKCPVCKNQLVIRYSKKNDNKFFGCSQFPSCTHTEAVNK
- a CDS encoding DUF3991 and toprim domain-containing protein, translated to MTYRLAEEEVMKAKDVDLLSYLEAKGEKFQKEGNYYRHTEHDSLIIRDNMFAWNSRGEKGYGAISFAKMYYGMSFQEAVRDVNLGDYPTFTSSKEEEPKQDGPFRYPGHLEVQDKQAIKQYLTQERKIDSRLVNWLIGQDLVAQDKKKNVVFKWREQGGTGDIVGAERQGTVKMENKRGSFKQILPNGKPHTGFMVDVGKPTSIYYFESPIDLLSYWTLQQNRLQNARLISMNGLKMKTVLRTFKETKDEGFPVNRIVLAVDNDKAGKEFTEKIGALTITPRVQMHLPSQEKDWNDALKAVIQSTEKQQQLYKQTQPQQKKLTPKKEMERSV